A region from the uncultured Draconibacterium sp. genome encodes:
- a CDS encoding Rieske (2Fe-2S) protein yields the protein MTIKNRRAFLKFATAGLLAFFVYIWNKLTLQHIKTSENKTSTLPLNKNKEVQFFDQYIVVNSEKGTTVFSSYCSHLGCKINNVENKKLVCPCHGSEYKLDGTVIKGPAYKDLKKVNYTTTADGKNIIVNG from the coding sequence ATGACAATAAAAAACCGACGGGCATTTTTAAAATTTGCAACGGCAGGACTGCTTGCCTTTTTTGTATACATCTGGAATAAACTAACGCTTCAGCACATTAAAACCTCCGAAAACAAAACAAGCACCTTGCCGCTTAACAAAAACAAAGAGGTGCAGTTTTTCGACCAATATATTGTGGTTAACAGTGAAAAAGGGACAACAGTATTTTCATCTTATTGCAGCCACCTGGGATGTAAAATCAACAATGTGGAAAATAAAAAATTAGTATGCCCCTGCCACGGCTCGGAATATAAACTCGACGGAACTGTAATTAAAGGTCCGGCATATAAAGACCTTAAAAAAGTAAACTACACCACAACTGCAGACGGCAAAAACATTATTGTAAACGGATAA
- a CDS encoding molybdenum cofactor guanylyltransferase, producing MNSSAIILAGGKSKRMGTDKALLGFGGKTLLERVINLCKPFSSELLISSNHQSHSNFGHRVVADEVKNCGPMGGIYSCLKQSETDWNLVLSVDAAFVDSDFLTFLLSQTGNFDAVVPTSASGAEPLIALYHKSSLPILENMLQCGDYKMHNFINKLNTNWVDATAQLKRNKKLFTNLNRPEDL from the coding sequence ATGAACAGTTCTGCAATTATTTTAGCCGGTGGAAAAAGTAAACGCATGGGCACCGACAAAGCCTTGCTCGGGTTTGGCGGGAAAACCTTGCTCGAGCGGGTAATAAATCTGTGTAAACCGTTCTCTTCAGAATTGTTGATCAGTTCAAATCACCAATCGCACTCTAATTTTGGCCACCGTGTTGTGGCAGACGAGGTAAAAAATTGTGGGCCAATGGGTGGAATATATTCCTGTTTAAAACAATCTGAAACAGACTGGAACCTGGTGCTTAGTGTTGATGCTGCTTTTGTGGATAGCGATTTTTTAACATTTCTTTTAAGCCAAACCGGAAACTTCGATGCGGTAGTGCCTACTTCGGCCTCAGGTGCTGAGCCACTTATTGCCCTGTACCATAAAAGCAGTCTTCCCATTCTTGAAAATATGTTGCAATGCGGCGATTACAAGATGCATAATTTTATTAATAAGCTGAATACAAATTGGGTGGATGCAACTGCACAGCTGAAGCGAAATAAAAAGTTGTTTACCAATCTTAACCGGCCTGAAGACTTGTAA
- a CDS encoding head GIN domain-containing protein yields the protein MKTIKLFIYGLAIIFSTSSCIEDITVKGNGIEASESRITSNFDRVHSSGNFRVHITEGTKNDVLVTADENLLQYIETFVKGDALQIEVKGIRNLKNTLPMEVYVVTPELKGIKLSGSGTITTNYFYTNKMDLVLSGSGRLIAAFEANEIDALLSGSGSMELTGAADNASFLVSGSGTINGYSFDLYNCKTTTSGSGDMWVNVDHYLDSRISGSGNVFYYGSPEVKTSISGSGSVISNN from the coding sequence ATGAAAACAATTAAACTTTTCATTTATGGCCTTGCCATAATTTTTTCCACAAGCAGTTGTATTGAAGACATTACGGTGAAAGGCAATGGAATAGAGGCCTCAGAGAGCAGAATAACTTCGAACTTCGACCGTGTTCATTCGTCAGGTAATTTTAGGGTTCACATTACCGAAGGCACCAAAAACGATGTACTTGTTACCGCCGATGAAAACCTGTTGCAATACATTGAAACCTTTGTTAAAGGTGATGCTTTGCAGATTGAAGTAAAAGGAATACGAAACCTAAAAAACACCCTCCCTATGGAAGTTTATGTTGTAACGCCGGAACTGAAAGGAATAAAACTCAGTGGATCGGGCACCATAACTACCAACTATTTTTACACCAACAAAATGGACCTTGTTCTTTCCGGCTCGGGAAGATTAATTGCTGCTTTTGAAGCCAATGAAATTGATGCTTTGCTTTCAGGATCGGGAAGTATGGAGCTAACGGGTGCTGCCGACAATGCCAGTTTTCTTGTTAGCGGCTCGGGAACTATTAATGGCTATTCTTTTGACCTTTATAACTGCAAAACAACCACCTCTGGCTCGGGCGATATGTGGGTAAATGTTGACCATTACCTCGATTCCAGAATTTCGGGCAGCGGCAATGTATTTTATTACGGAAGTCCTGAAGTAAAAACGAGTATCTCCGGTTCGGGAAGCGTAATCAGTAATAACTAA
- a CDS encoding cytochrome b N-terminal domain-containing protein, whose amino-acid sequence MGNKKDKTTFGTLAVAMFWLVILSGVLLAVPFNVESPYQSVSTVAVTNPWGAFIRNFHYWSSQFFLIFSLVHLYDHFHKKDKIGLKTGMAFRLSIGVLIIFLAMITGFLLKGDADSVQARQILHTLAERVPLIGESLAFSLLGHPESYQLIYVHHIATFTVFIAVIIIEHSRKKYWPPLFDFVISVIGVLAFSYFFSAPLHDNLNPAVKGPWYFVGFQEILHWLSQPEWSLLLFLALLILIFLVNSLSGKTMFFSKRSLLLFTAFYFVLTVIGLFFRGERWQWKYPWQNGYNYEVLNNFKAPRVLISPEFELETAMASPLTQGRKEACLACHTETHGLVDSHSPEAIGCVSCHGGNPFATAKKQAHQNMILIPGNLATARQSCGTTQCHPEIVERVPTGLMATLSGMISVDRFVFNEQDSPDILTNVHSLGNSAADEHLRNLCVRCHLGNPKTEYGPINESSRGGGCLACHLNYSHEAEAALAMAGDTIINAHPSISLAISNNHCFGCHSRSGRISTSFEGWHETTLLAEEMPQEKNYRLIEGERVFVKKQADVHHQLGMECIDCHHSYEVMGDGNLYAHQEDQADVQCSDCHFLGKARTIRAENLDNESAIIAALRLKNSSDKQFLLTEKRKHALVNTFVENDTAFLQTKNSGIKMVLSPPAEVCSRNNAHSKLACSSCHSSWVPTCIGCHNEYDPHEPSYNMVANKEQTGGWVEFFGEYQAKLPSLGMRTDGDKTEIIPVAPGMILTIDKSTYTNDTDKSTIFHRLYAPVAPHTTTKEGRDCKSCHNSSLALGYGEGKLEYKITDGKGKWTFSPLYQRDENDGLPADAWIDFLQTRTGKVATRSNVSPLNIEQQKSMLTVGACLTCHDDNSAVMKVGLANFEAQLQQRTAKCIVPDWN is encoded by the coding sequence ATGGGTAATAAAAAAGATAAAACAACTTTTGGAACTCTGGCAGTAGCCATGTTCTGGCTGGTAATTTTATCAGGCGTTTTGCTTGCTGTTCCGTTTAATGTAGAATCGCCTTACCAGAGTGTTAGTACCGTTGCTGTTACCAATCCGTGGGGAGCATTTATTCGCAACTTTCATTACTGGAGCTCACAGTTTTTCCTGATTTTCAGCCTTGTACATCTGTACGATCATTTTCATAAAAAAGATAAAATAGGGCTAAAGACAGGCATGGCCTTTCGTTTAAGTATCGGGGTTTTAATTATATTTCTGGCCATGATTACCGGCTTTTTATTAAAAGGCGATGCCGACAGCGTACAAGCCCGCCAGATTTTACATACCCTTGCAGAGCGTGTACCGCTGATTGGAGAAAGCCTGGCGTTTTCCTTACTGGGCCATCCCGAAAGTTATCAACTGATCTACGTTCATCATATTGCCACATTTACTGTATTTATTGCTGTAATAATAATTGAGCACAGCCGAAAAAAATACTGGCCACCTTTATTTGATTTTGTAATTTCAGTAATCGGAGTACTGGCGTTTAGCTATTTTTTCAGTGCTCCATTGCACGACAACCTGAACCCGGCCGTAAAAGGCCCCTGGTATTTTGTTGGCTTCCAGGAAATTTTGCATTGGCTGAGCCAACCCGAGTGGTCACTGCTGCTATTTTTGGCCTTACTTATTCTAATTTTCCTTGTTAATTCACTGTCGGGGAAAACCATGTTTTTTAGTAAACGCAGCTTACTGCTTTTTACTGCTTTTTACTTTGTTTTAACTGTAATTGGCTTGTTCTTCAGAGGCGAGCGCTGGCAATGGAAATACCCGTGGCAAAACGGATACAATTACGAGGTGCTCAATAATTTTAAAGCGCCCCGGGTGCTAATCTCACCCGAATTTGAACTGGAAACAGCAATGGCATCACCCTTAACTCAGGGGCGAAAAGAAGCTTGCCTGGCCTGCCACACCGAAACCCATGGTTTGGTCGATTCGCATTCGCCAGAGGCCATAGGCTGTGTATCGTGCCATGGAGGCAATCCCTTTGCCACTGCAAAAAAACAGGCACACCAGAACATGATATTAATTCCGGGCAACCTGGCAACTGCCCGGCAATCGTGCGGAACCACACAATGCCACCCCGAAATTGTTGAACGTGTACCTACCGGTCTTATGGCTACTCTTAGCGGCATGATTAGTGTTGACCGTTTTGTTTTTAACGAACAAGATAGTCCTGATATACTTACCAACGTACACAGCCTGGGCAACTCTGCTGCCGACGAACACCTGCGCAATTTATGTGTACGTTGCCATTTGGGAAATCCCAAAACGGAATATGGCCCAATTAACGAAAGCAGCCGTGGCGGAGGCTGCCTGGCCTGCCATTTAAATTACAGCCACGAAGCAGAAGCCGCTCTAGCCATGGCTGGCGACACCATTATTAACGCCCACCCATCAATAAGCCTGGCCATTAGTAACAATCACTGCTTTGGCTGCCACAGTCGCTCAGGCAGAATATCAACCAGTTTCGAAGGCTGGCATGAAACGACCCTTTTGGCCGAAGAAATGCCTCAAGAAAAAAATTACCGGCTTATTGAAGGCGAACGGGTATTTGTTAAGAAACAAGCCGATGTGCACCACCAATTAGGCATGGAATGTATCGACTGCCACCATTCTTACGAAGTAATGGGCGATGGCAATTTATATGCGCACCAGGAAGATCAGGCAGATGTTCAATGCTCCGATTGTCATTTTTTGGGAAAAGCAAGAACTATTCGTGCTGAAAACCTCGACAATGAATCGGCCATTATTGCAGCATTAAGGCTGAAAAACAGCTCGGATAAGCAATTTTTACTAACCGAAAAACGCAAGCATGCACTTGTAAATACATTTGTTGAAAACGACACAGCCTTTTTACAAACCAAAAACAGCGGTATAAAAATGGTCTTAAGTCCTCCGGCTGAGGTTTGTTCGCGCAACAATGCCCACTCCAAACTGGCCTGTTCAAGCTGTCACTCGTCGTGGGTACCTACCTGCATTGGCTGCCATAACGAATACGACCCACACGAACCATCGTACAACATGGTGGCCAACAAAGAACAAACCGGAGGCTGGGTAGAATTTTTTGGAGAATACCAGGCAAAACTTCCTTCGCTTGGAATGCGTACCGATGGCGATAAAACAGAAATAATTCCTGTTGCCCCGGGAATGATTTTAACAATCGACAAAAGCACGTACACGAACGACACCGATAAGTCCACAATTTTTCATCGTTTATACGCACCGGTAGCACCACACACCACCACCAAAGAAGGACGCGATTGTAAAAGCTGCCATAACAGTTCGCTGGCATTGGGCTATGGCGAAGGAAAATTAGAATACAAAATTACAGACGGAAAAGGCAAATGGACTTTTTCGCCACTTTACCAGCGCGATGAAAACGACGGCTTGCCGGCCGATGCCTGGATAGATTTTCTGCAAACCCGAACCGGGAAGGTGGCTACACGCTCCAACGTTTCTCCACTAAATATTGAACAGCAAAAAAGTATGTTAACAGTTGGTGCCTGCCTCACTTGTCACGATGACAACTCCGCAGTAATGAAAGTAGGCCTGGCAAACTTTGAAGCACAATTGCAGCAACGCACAGCAAAGTGTATTGTTCCTGATTGGAATTAA
- a CDS encoding ATP-binding protein: MTIDKVVTFLSRFIPFPEIGEVQVFAEWKNKVLIIMLGAFVLIGPIAFIPGVAFGIKEGVWGLVISNTFIYSVFVIVAFSKKIGAQVKVIISTLMFFLLGITVFLLIGTRGSAFNWMFIFVLLSCFFYGYKGLIYSEILSTVAFILLYVPIHFNSPYTVDLNAYGRFGWAVNVILFLCVTVFFSILLNEMLRNLDQSLKKEKNVSALLRENKLIMEAERNRAKEADMLKSQFLANMSHEIRTPMNALLGFSNMLGEPGLPKEMIDRYRNIITVSGEQLLRIIDDIIDVSKIESNQMKIELSRVNVIKSLYEALDIGTNKIQVQNKQLSIELQIPGKNADFHIVTDEIRFKQILTNLIDNAIKYSDSGTIKIGYNLKRQEKRVEFFVSDEGPGIPEAEQKLIFDRFSQASNIEFKKGTGLGLTIVSGLLQLLGGKIWLTSEPEKGSTFFVMLPLEEQLEEEHHATPQTDVSLLPNLLGKNIFIAEDDDSSYLLINHSVKLTGAATKRAQNGIELLQMMAHELPDLVLLDINMPEMNGLDALVKLRKNWPHLPVIAQTAYAMPEERKKCLDYGCSAYIAKPIKQKQLFDLLRSYLQ; this comes from the coding sequence ATGACGATAGACAAAGTTGTAACGTTTCTTTCACGATTTATACCTTTCCCCGAAATTGGAGAAGTACAGGTTTTTGCCGAATGGAAAAATAAGGTGCTGATAATTATGCTGGGGGCATTTGTTTTAATTGGCCCCATTGCGTTTATTCCGGGTGTTGCCTTCGGTATAAAAGAAGGCGTTTGGGGGCTTGTAATTTCCAATACGTTTATTTACAGCGTTTTTGTAATTGTAGCTTTTTCAAAAAAAATTGGAGCACAGGTAAAAGTAATAATCAGCACCCTGATGTTTTTTTTACTCGGAATTACTGTCTTCCTGCTAATTGGTACCCGAGGGTCTGCTTTTAACTGGATGTTTATTTTTGTTCTTCTATCGTGTTTTTTTTATGGCTACAAGGGATTAATCTATTCCGAAATTCTTTCCACTGTAGCTTTTATACTGCTTTATGTTCCTATTCATTTTAATTCGCCATATACGGTTGATTTAAATGCCTACGGAAGATTCGGATGGGCTGTAAATGTGATTCTGTTTCTTTGTGTAACAGTGTTTTTCTCTATTTTGCTTAACGAAATGCTTCGCAATCTCGATCAATCGCTAAAAAAGGAAAAAAACGTTTCTGCTTTATTGCGCGAAAACAAGTTGATAATGGAGGCAGAACGCAACAGAGCGAAAGAAGCTGATATGCTAAAATCGCAGTTTTTGGCGAATATGAGTCACGAAATCCGAACCCCAATGAACGCTTTGCTGGGATTTTCGAATATGCTTGGTGAACCGGGATTGCCAAAGGAAATGATTGACAGGTACCGGAATATAATTACCGTTTCGGGCGAGCAGTTGTTGCGAATTATTGACGACATTATTGATGTTTCGAAAATTGAGTCGAACCAAATGAAAATTGAGTTGTCAAGGGTGAATGTGATTAAAAGTTTATACGAAGCCCTGGATATTGGTACCAACAAAATTCAGGTGCAGAATAAGCAGTTAAGTATTGAATTGCAAATCCCGGGAAAAAACGCTGATTTTCATATTGTAACGGATGAAATACGCTTCAAACAGATATTAACCAATTTGATTGATAATGCTATTAAATATTCTGATAGTGGAACCATAAAAATTGGTTACAACCTAAAAAGGCAGGAAAAAAGGGTGGAGTTTTTTGTGAGCGATGAAGGACCCGGAATTCCGGAAGCTGAGCAAAAGCTGATTTTTGACCGGTTTTCACAGGCATCGAATATTGAGTTTAAAAAAGGAACCGGACTTGGTTTAACCATTGTGAGTGGACTGTTACAACTGCTCGGTGGTAAAATATGGTTAACATCTGAACCCGAAAAAGGGAGTACTTTTTTTGTGATGCTTCCGCTTGAAGAGCAGTTGGAAGAAGAACACCATGCAACACCGCAAACTGATGTGTCTTTACTGCCCAATCTGTTGGGAAAAAATATATTTATTGCTGAAGACGATGACAGCTCCTACCTTTTAATCAATCACAGCGTGAAATTAACCGGCGCTGCTACAAAACGCGCTCAAAATGGTATTGAGTTGCTGCAAATGATGGCGCATGAACTTCCAGATTTGGTATTGCTGGATATTAATATGCCCGAGATGAATGGTCTGGATGCTTTGGTGAAACTGCGAAAAAACTGGCCACATCTGCCAGTTATTGCTCAAACAGCTTATGCCATGCCCGAAGAACGAAAAAAATGCCTCGACTATGGCTGCAGCGCTTATATTGCCAAACCCATTAAACAAAAGCAACTGTTTGATTTATTACGTTCTTATCTGCAATAA
- a CDS encoding DUF4097 family beta strand repeat-containing protein: MRRIKWKIVTVLIVLMLPFCVSAQFTDTRKITRTYRITPETQIEISNKYGKIDFKNWDKDSVKFEISVRVEEKKLSKLEESIDGIDFDITNSEHYLIVRTAVEKNRSTLGREIKKFKETLLSSDGNVQVDYTVWMPDSNRLKVDNKFGDIYIGDYKGEADITLSNGNLKAHNFINTLNLTLNFADASVNSISKGRLDCNFSELFVRNMGTVRIQSKSTEFELQKVENLSANSRRDKFRIRQIELLDARSSFTSFRINELADRIKIQAEYGDIELEKTVPDFSQVNIESKSTDINLYFSRESAFSYNLKNTKAEVDLGPDFIIVKEEMLDEKEKEMLITGYFGKQAESPEKLRINANSGNINIRTAY; this comes from the coding sequence ATGAGAAGAATAAAATGGAAAATAGTTACCGTGCTTATTGTTTTAATGTTGCCATTTTGCGTTAGTGCCCAATTTACCGACACCCGTAAAATTACCAGAACTTACAGGATTACGCCTGAAACGCAAATAGAAATTTCGAATAAATATGGTAAAATAGATTTTAAAAACTGGGACAAAGATTCGGTTAAGTTTGAGATTAGCGTAAGGGTTGAAGAAAAGAAATTGTCGAAACTCGAAGAATCGATTGATGGAATTGATTTTGACATTACCAATAGCGAGCATTACCTGATTGTTCGCACTGCTGTTGAAAAGAACAGAAGCACCCTGGGACGTGAAATCAAAAAATTTAAAGAAACGCTGCTAAGCTCTGATGGAAACGTACAGGTAGATTATACCGTTTGGATGCCCGACTCGAACCGTCTGAAAGTTGACAATAAATTTGGCGATATTTATATTGGCGACTACAAAGGCGAAGCAGATATTACCCTGTCAAATGGTAATTTAAAAGCGCATAACTTTATAAACACCCTAAATCTTACCCTTAATTTTGCCGATGCATCGGTGAACAGCATCAGCAAAGGACGTTTAGACTGCAACTTTAGTGAACTCTTTGTAAGGAATATGGGAACAGTGCGTATTCAAAGTAAATCAACCGAATTTGAGCTGCAAAAAGTTGAAAACCTTTCAGCCAACTCGCGACGCGACAAATTCAGGATTCGTCAGATAGAATTACTGGATGCACGCAGCAGTTTTACATCATTCAGAATAAACGAGTTGGCCGACCGCATTAAAATTCAGGCCGAGTACGGCGATATTGAATTGGAAAAAACAGTACCCGATTTTAGCCAAGTTAACATCGAATCAAAATCAACTGACATTAACCTCTATTTTAGCCGGGAATCGGCTTTTTCGTACAACTTAAAAAATACAAAAGCAGAAGTTGATTTAGGCCCTGATTTTATTATCGTAAAAGAAGAAATGCTCGATGAAAAAGAAAAAGAAATGCTTATAACCGGGTATTTTGGCAAGCAGGCAGAAAGCCCTGAAAAGCTCAGAATAAATGCCAATTCAGGGAATATAAATATTCGAACAGCCTATTAA
- a CDS encoding Crp/Fnr family transcriptional regulator, whose protein sequence is MGDTTCTCENCQLRSIFFAHVNSEELTNICDLKVERQYSKGEIIINEGDPIDEFLYMKEGLVKLSKATLHGKDQIISFSKPFDFVSLLSVFSSNKYKYSVTAIEETTVCILQLDMVKKNAQENAMFSMDLMMHISQMTDKIILDNLDIKRKHLKGRIAHVLLYFSDYIYKKDEFELPISRREIAEYIGMTTENVIRTLSEFRKDKIIKIFGKDILIADKKRLQSISEFG, encoded by the coding sequence ATGGGCGACACGACGTGTACTTGCGAAAATTGCCAGTTGAGAAGTATTTTCTTTGCTCATGTTAACAGCGAGGAACTGACAAATATATGCGACCTGAAAGTTGAACGGCAATATTCGAAAGGAGAAATAATTATAAACGAAGGCGACCCCATAGATGAATTTCTTTACATGAAGGAAGGCCTGGTAAAACTTTCTAAAGCGACATTGCATGGCAAAGATCAGATTATCAGCTTTTCAAAACCATTTGACTTTGTAAGCCTCCTGTCGGTATTTTCGTCGAACAAATACAAATACTCGGTTACCGCCATTGAAGAAACCACCGTGTGTATATTACAACTTGATATGGTTAAGAAAAATGCGCAGGAAAACGCCATGTTTTCCATGGATTTGATGATGCACATTAGCCAGATGACTGATAAAATTATTCTCGACAACCTTGATATTAAGCGCAAGCACCTGAAAGGACGAATTGCCCATGTGTTGCTCTACTTTTCTGATTACATTTATAAAAAAGACGAATTTGAACTTCCGATATCGCGGCGCGAAATTGCCGAATATATTGGAATGACAACCGAGAATGTTATCCGCACATTGTCGGAATTCCGAAAAGACAAAATCATTAAAATTTTTGGGAAAGATATTTTAATTGCCGACAAAAAACGATTGCAAAGTATTTCTGAGTTTGGTTAA
- a CDS encoding RNA polymerase sigma factor — protein MREKEHIHKKIIEACKQGDNRSRYELYALYSKAMFNISYRMMNNREEAEDMLQEAFTQAFLKLESFRYESNFGAWLKRIVVNTCINAINKKKVELTYCEEIYDYDATEESNDYEPEYTVANITKAMEKLPEGGRMVFSLYLLEGYDHAEISQILGITESTSKSQFMRAKRRIVETLKQTHGDAMDNS, from the coding sequence TTGAGAGAAAAAGAGCACATACATAAAAAAATTATTGAAGCCTGTAAACAGGGGGACAACCGGTCTCGTTACGAGTTGTATGCGCTCTACTCAAAAGCCATGTTCAACATTAGTTACCGGATGATGAACAACCGTGAAGAAGCAGAAGATATGTTGCAAGAAGCCTTTACCCAGGCCTTTTTAAAACTGGAATCGTTTAGATACGAGTCGAACTTTGGAGCCTGGTTAAAACGAATTGTGGTAAACACCTGCATTAACGCTATAAATAAAAAGAAAGTAGAACTAACTTATTGCGAAGAAATATACGACTATGATGCAACAGAGGAAAGTAACGATTATGAACCGGAATATACCGTAGCAAACATTACAAAGGCCATGGAAAAACTACCGGAAGGAGGAAGAATGGTTTTTTCGCTGTATTTACTTGAAGGATACGACCATGCCGAAATCTCACAGATTTTGGGCATTACCGAGTCCACATCGAAAAGCCAGTTTATGCGCGCAAAGCGCCGTATTGTTGAAACATTAAAACAAACCCATGGGGATGCTATGGATAATTCATAA